From a single Bos indicus isolate NIAB-ARS_2022 breed Sahiwal x Tharparkar chromosome 11, NIAB-ARS_B.indTharparkar_mat_pri_1.0, whole genome shotgun sequence genomic region:
- the CCDC183 gene encoding coiled-coil domain-containing protein 183 isoform X2 yields the protein MEDLRGVGRTGRVQCEATTSHPAEDSDTDQGSTPGQRAAGRLVWGNNSGWLGAEGGVTREGREFLGSLGIENLGPCHNGPGFQGQSKQVLRSRLSTERAGGAEGSWRTPRAAMKIRNEAEMEEQIQELKTITRLQEQCRALQIQSVKEKTVKNKATLALLRSNIRRRSQEWALAKKYDQWAISRACGKDVPMRLANSRCTMEVAREKLRKYVFDRVNVHNVLIHLVRRRGRKLESMQLELAGLKSQPDATKEELRLQQVIRQLENNIEKTTIKITTSQNIHFLYMDLLDHLKKKLAGYPTELDKLQNLVTNYCLELSDMTVMSQDAMMITDEVKMNMRQGEATFIEERRARENRLNQQKKLIDKIHTKETSEKYRRGRRDLDFPSNLMGPETLKVRKREASKADVEYQTNVTALVEKVKTAVQCSHLWDIAGRFLAQKGTEEDLELQMEDCEERRAQLEALMKKLEIEEATLKFRQTPSSVSFKSVEKKMNDMLKEEEERLQLAHSKMTKSQKLLLTIQTGIDNLYIRLIGIPLPTGQKEAVPSTTLDMYSKLAYCEGRLLYLADRVQMLAETEEVSTKVRDVLESSTLREKQNTRISFEETEEDVIETFQFADVDHSYVPSRAEIKRQGQRLIEEKLKVAKKKKK from the exons ATGGAGGACCTTAGGGGTGTGGGGAGGACGGGGAGGGTGCAGTGTGAAGCCACCACAAGTCACCCTGCAGAAGACAGCGACACTGACCAGGGCAGCACtcctgggcagagagcagcagggagaCTCGTCTGGGGGAACAACTCAGGCTggctgggggcagagggtggggtcacCAGGGAGGGCCGGGAATTCCTGGGTTCCCTGGGCATTGAGAACCTCGGTCCCTGTCACAATGGGCCAGGATTCCAGGGACAATCTAAACAGGTTCTGCGGAGCAGGCTCAGCACAGAGAGGGCGGGAGGTGCGGAGGGGTCCTGGAGGACCCCCAGGGCCGCCATGAAGATCCGCAATGAGGCAGAGATGGAGGAGCAGATCCAGGAGCTGAAGACCATCACTCGGCTCCAGG aGCAATGTCGGGCGCTGCAGATCCAGTCCGTGAAGGAGAAGACAGTCAAGAACAAGGCCACGCTGGCTCTCCTGCGCAGCAACATCCGCCGCAGGTCCCAGGAGTGGGCTTTGGCCAAGAAG TACGACCAGTGGGCCATCTCCAGGGCCTGTGGGAAGGACGTGCCCATGAGGCTGGCCAACAGCCGCTGCACCATGGAG GTGGCGCGGGAGAAGCTGCGCAAGTATGTTTTCGACCGCGTGAACGTGCACAACGTGCTGATCCACTTGGTGCGGCGGCGCGGGCGGAAGCTGGAGAGTATGCAGCTGGAGCTGGCCGGCCTGAAGAGCCAGCCGGACGCCACCAAGGAAGAACTGCGCCTGCAGCAG gtcATCCGTCAGCTGGAGAACAACATAGAAAAGACGACGATCAAGATCACCACAAGCCAAAATATCCACTTCCTGTACATGGACCTGCTGGACCACCTGAAAAAG AAGCTGGCAGGATACCCCACAGAGCTGGACAAGCTGCAGAATCTCGTGACCAACTACTGCTTGGAGCTGTCGGACATGACAGTCATGTCCCAGGATGCCATGATGATTACAGATGAGGTCAAG ATGAACATGAGGCAAGGGGAGGCCACCTTCATCGAGGAGCGCCGGGCACGAGAGAACCGGCTGAACCAGCAGAAGAAGCTGATCGACAAGATCCACACCAAGGAGACGAGCGAGAAGTACCGCCGG gGCCGGCGGGACTTGGACTTCCCCTCCAACCTGATGGGTCCAGAAACTCTGAAAG TGAGGAAGAGAGAGGCCTCCAAGGCTGATGTTGAATACCAAACGAATGTGACTGCTCTGGTGGAGAAGGTCAAGACTGCCGTGCAGTGCTCCCACCTCTGG GACATTGCTGGACGGTTCCTGGCTCAGAAGGGCACGGAGGAGGACCTGGAGCTGCAGATGGAGGACTGTGAGGAGAGGCGGGCGCAGCTGGAAGCCTTGATGAAGAAGCTGGAGATAGAGGAGGCCACGCTCAAGTTCCGCCAGACGCCCAGCTCCGTCAG CTTTAAGTCTGTTGAGAAGAAAATGAACGATATgctgaaggaggaggaagagcgGCTGCAGCTGGCTCACAGCAAGATGACCAAGAGTCAGAAGCTGCTGCTGACCATCCAGACCGGCATCGACAACCTCTACATCCGCCTGATTGGCATTCCCCTACCCACAGGCCAG AAGGAAGCAGTGCCCTCGACCACCCTGGACATGTACAGCAAGCTGGCGTACTGCGAGGGCAGGCTGCTGTACCTGGCCGACCGAGTGCAGATGCTGGCCGAAACGGAGGAG GTCAGCACCAAGGTGAGGGATGTGTTGGAGTCCTCCACCCTGAGGGAGAAGCAGAACACCAGGATCAGCTTTGAGGAGACGGAGGAGGATGTCATAG AGACCTTCCAGTTCGCCGACGTGGACCACAGTTACGTGCCCTCGCGGGCCGAGATCAAGAGGCAAGGTCAGCGGCTGATCGAGGAGAAACTCAAAGTggccaagaagaagaagaagtga
- the CCDC183 gene encoding coiled-coil domain-containing protein 183 isoform X1, which translates to MEDLRGVGRTGRVQCEATTSHPAEDSDTDQGSTPGQRAAGRLVWGNNSGWLGAEGGVTREGREFLGSLGIENLGPCHNGPGFQGQSKQVLRSRLSTERAGGAEGSWRTPRAAMKIRNEAEMEEQIQELKTITRLQEQCRALQIQSVKEKTVKNKATLALLRSNIRRRSQEWALAKKYDQWAISRACGKDVPMRLANSRCTMEVAREKLRKYVFDRVNVHNVLIHLVRRRGRKLESMQLELAGLKSQPDATKEELRLQQVIRQLENNIEKTTIKITTSQNIHFLYMDLLDHLKKKLAGYPTELDKLQNLVTNYCLELSDMTVMSQDAMMITDEVKMNMRQGEATFIEERRARENRLNQQKKLIDKIHTKETSEKYRRGRRDLDFPSNLMGPETLKVRKREASKADVEYQTNVTALVEKVKTAVQCSHLWDIAGRFLAQKGTEEDLELQMEDCEERRAQLEALMKKLEIEEATLKFRQTPSSVSFKSVEKKMNDMLKEEEERLQLAHSKMTKSQKLLLTIQTGIDNLYIRLIGIPLPTGQVPAEPGGAPSTEGPWEGPGRDNWFLPATEGSSALDHPGHVQQAGVLRGQAAVPGRPSADAGRNGGGSPGPGVPARPTCPKAHRPRALQVSTKVRDVLESSTLREKQNTRISFEETEEDVIETFQFADVDHSYVPSRAEIKRQGQRLIEEKLKVAKKKKK; encoded by the exons ATGGAGGACCTTAGGGGTGTGGGGAGGACGGGGAGGGTGCAGTGTGAAGCCACCACAAGTCACCCTGCAGAAGACAGCGACACTGACCAGGGCAGCACtcctgggcagagagcagcagggagaCTCGTCTGGGGGAACAACTCAGGCTggctgggggcagagggtggggtcacCAGGGAGGGCCGGGAATTCCTGGGTTCCCTGGGCATTGAGAACCTCGGTCCCTGTCACAATGGGCCAGGATTCCAGGGACAATCTAAACAGGTTCTGCGGAGCAGGCTCAGCACAGAGAGGGCGGGAGGTGCGGAGGGGTCCTGGAGGACCCCCAGGGCCGCCATGAAGATCCGCAATGAGGCAGAGATGGAGGAGCAGATCCAGGAGCTGAAGACCATCACTCGGCTCCAGG aGCAATGTCGGGCGCTGCAGATCCAGTCCGTGAAGGAGAAGACAGTCAAGAACAAGGCCACGCTGGCTCTCCTGCGCAGCAACATCCGCCGCAGGTCCCAGGAGTGGGCTTTGGCCAAGAAG TACGACCAGTGGGCCATCTCCAGGGCCTGTGGGAAGGACGTGCCCATGAGGCTGGCCAACAGCCGCTGCACCATGGAG GTGGCGCGGGAGAAGCTGCGCAAGTATGTTTTCGACCGCGTGAACGTGCACAACGTGCTGATCCACTTGGTGCGGCGGCGCGGGCGGAAGCTGGAGAGTATGCAGCTGGAGCTGGCCGGCCTGAAGAGCCAGCCGGACGCCACCAAGGAAGAACTGCGCCTGCAGCAG gtcATCCGTCAGCTGGAGAACAACATAGAAAAGACGACGATCAAGATCACCACAAGCCAAAATATCCACTTCCTGTACATGGACCTGCTGGACCACCTGAAAAAG AAGCTGGCAGGATACCCCACAGAGCTGGACAAGCTGCAGAATCTCGTGACCAACTACTGCTTGGAGCTGTCGGACATGACAGTCATGTCCCAGGATGCCATGATGATTACAGATGAGGTCAAG ATGAACATGAGGCAAGGGGAGGCCACCTTCATCGAGGAGCGCCGGGCACGAGAGAACCGGCTGAACCAGCAGAAGAAGCTGATCGACAAGATCCACACCAAGGAGACGAGCGAGAAGTACCGCCGG gGCCGGCGGGACTTGGACTTCCCCTCCAACCTGATGGGTCCAGAAACTCTGAAAG TGAGGAAGAGAGAGGCCTCCAAGGCTGATGTTGAATACCAAACGAATGTGACTGCTCTGGTGGAGAAGGTCAAGACTGCCGTGCAGTGCTCCCACCTCTGG GACATTGCTGGACGGTTCCTGGCTCAGAAGGGCACGGAGGAGGACCTGGAGCTGCAGATGGAGGACTGTGAGGAGAGGCGGGCGCAGCTGGAAGCCTTGATGAAGAAGCTGGAGATAGAGGAGGCCACGCTCAAGTTCCGCCAGACGCCCAGCTCCGTCAG CTTTAAGTCTGTTGAGAAGAAAATGAACGATATgctgaaggaggaggaagagcgGCTGCAGCTGGCTCACAGCAAGATGACCAAGAGTCAGAAGCTGCTGCTGACCATCCAGACCGGCATCGACAACCTCTACATCCGCCTGATTGGCATTCCCCTACCCACAGGCCAGGTACCAGCGGAGCCGGGAGGAGCCCCCAGCACAGAGGGTCCCTGGGAGGGGCCAGGGCGAGACAACTGGTTCCTCCCCGCTACAGAAGGAAGCAGTGCCCTCGACCACCCTGGACATGTACAGCAAGCTGGCGTACTGCGAGGGCAGGCTGCTGTACCTGGCCGACCGAGTGCAGATGCTGGCCGAAACGGAGGAGGTAGCCCTGGGCCAGGGGTGCCTGCACGCCCCACCTGCCCCAAGGCTCACCGGCCCCGTGCCCTGCAGGTCAGCACCAAGGTGAGGGATGTGTTGGAGTCCTCCACCCTGAGGGAGAAGCAGAACACCAGGATCAGCTTTGAGGAGACGGAGGAGGATGTCATAG AGACCTTCCAGTTCGCCGACGTGGACCACAGTTACGTGCCCTCGCGGGCCGAGATCAAGAGGCAAGGTCAGCGGCTGATCGAGGAGAAACTCAAAGTggccaagaagaagaagaagtga